The Candidatus Bipolaricaulota bacterium nucleotide sequence AATCGCGGTGAACGAGACCAACTTTCCTGTTCCGTTCAGCTCTATCCACTCCATCTGATCGGACAGGCAGCGGGAGCAGTCGTGCCGGGGCGGATAGTAGATCCTGCCGCACTCTTTGCATCTGGTGGCGAGGATCACACCGCGTTCGAGACCGGCGGCGAACTCACCGACCTTTGTGTGCTCAACGAGAAGCGAGAAGTCTCTAAATTCCATGGTTAACTCCTTAGTCGCGTCTGAAGATGTGCACTGCGGAGTGCTGCCCGTTTCCCCCTACGTTATGGGAAAGGCCGATCCGCGCATTGGGGACCTGACGACCGTGATCGGCCTCACCGCGCAGCTGTTTGGTGATCTCCACCGCCATCGCCACCCCGGTGGCTCCGATTGGGTGCCCCTTGGACTTCAGTCCCCCGTCAACGTTCACTGGGATGTCGCCGCCGATGTACGTCCTCTTCTCCTCGATCATCTTTCCGCCCTCACCCTTTTTGCAGAAGCCAAGATCCTCGTAGGCCACAATCTCGGCGATGGTGAAGCAGTCGTGCACCACCGCCACGTCCACGTCACGGGGTTCGATGCCTGCCATCGTATACGCCTGTTGCGCCGCTTCGACTGTGGCGTCGATGGTTGTCAGGTCGCGCCGATCCATCAGCGACAGGGTATCGGTCCCCAATCCGAGGCCGGTTATCCAGACCGGATCATTATTGAACCGCTTGGCCAACTTCTCGGAGGCAAGGACGATCGCCGCCGCTCCGTCGGAGATGAGACAGCAATCGTAGAGTTTGAGCGGATCGGCGACCGTTCGGGAACTCAGGGCCTTCTCCAGGGTGATCTCCTTTCGCATGTGGGCGTAGGGATTCAGTGCACCATAGTGGTGGTTTTTCACCGCTACCATCCCGAGCTGCTCCTCGGTTGTTCCGTATTTCGCCATGTGGGCGCGCGCGATGAGCGCATAGTAGCCGGGGAATGTCATCCCGAACGGATACTCCCAGATGAAGTCCCCCGCTCGTCCCAAAACGTCGGTCACCGCTGCGGTCGATACCTCAGTCATCTTCTCCGCACCAACAACCAGGACGACGTCCGC carries:
- a CDS encoding thiolase domain-containing protein, which encodes MDKVGIIGIGQSRFGQRSDASLRELAFEAVKGALTDAGITLDEVKAMVVSVASDELSFALQPSSQIVDYLNFYPKPSFRVEGACASGSMAVRTGWMTVASGLADVVLVVGAEKMTEVSTAAVTDVLGRAGDFIWEYPFGMTFPGYYALIARAHMAKYGTTEEQLGMVAVKNHHYGALNPYAHMRKEITLEKALSSRTVADPLKLYDCCLISDGAAAIVLASEKLAKRFNNDPVWITGLGLGTDTLSLMDRRDLTTIDATVEAAQQAYTMAGIEPRDVDVAVVHDCFTIAEIVAYEDLGFCKKGEGGKMIEEKRTYIGGDIPVNVDGGLKSKGHPIGATGVAMAVEITKQLRGEADHGRQVPNARIGLSHNVGGNGQHSAVHIFRRD